Below is a window of Musa acuminata AAA Group cultivar baxijiao chromosome BXJ3-11, Cavendish_Baxijiao_AAA, whole genome shotgun sequence DNA.
ATATAGCGAAATTAGCAGGTCAGACGATCATTCATGTTCCTTGTTCAATTTGTGGTGAATTAACAGATAAATGCATTAGAGCATAAAGTTCCCGCATAGAAAACCTCAAATATGTTCCTTTACCTGCAAATGAAATCCCATAAGAAGAATAGCATTACTACACTTTACAtttcaaaaaaattcaagaaaaaggacAAGTATAAACAGTTTGATAAAATACATGCTCAAGGCAGCAGGACATAAATACATCATCAGCAACCAGAACTCTCAAATTAAAAGGTTACAATTCCATTATTCTAGATAAACTTGAATGATTCATCCCACCTAGCAAGAAAAATTTCTGAGCCAGGTCATGTTTGTTTCTGACCAAATAGCAATTAGACTAATAGCTAAAAGTCACTGAAGAAACTCAAAAGAAATTGCATGACGGCAGCTGTCCATTCTCATCACCTCAAAGGATgtaatttcaatcaaaattgttATTTTATCAAAACCACAGTATTATGCATATAGGATAGAGATGGTACAACCTAAAGATATAATTGAATGAGATCGCAATACCATTTCCCGACATTGAACGAATGGTCCAGGGCACCAAAATAGAACCTTTCGAGAAACCAGTTGTTCGTGCAAGCATTCGGCTCCAGTTTCTCGAGAATTCAAACCCTACTTCTTCCTTAATCTCCGCGAGGTCGATGGACAACTTCTCCGCGACCCGATCCTCGTCCGTCCTTTGGGGCGAGCAAGTGGGAGGTGAAGCAGAGAAGGTGGGGTTTTGACGAGGGGGAGCAGCAGAGAGGGCGTAAGGTCCGATGTGTCAAGGTGATCTTACCCCCTGCCACGAGGAGGTTGAACGGCccccaaaaaaaataatttttaaggaAAATCGTCCAACTCTACGGAGACTTAGTCTCATTCGCGGTGACCATACTCTGACGGTTAACTGCGGTGCATGGACCGTCGCGTGATCTTACCTCGAGCCGCTGGTTCGATCAAATGCTTTAAGAAAAATTAAACGATCATAAAATCATTCCTTCGCggtgatcagactcaagggactaTTGCGATACAGGAACCGCTTCGTGAGCTTACCTTCGGTCATTTCGGGGATAAAATACCTTCGAAAAAAATAAATCGTCCTAAAATCATCCCGCTGCGGGTTGCTTACTGTTACTTGCGGTGACCGGATCAAAGACGTATGGACCAAACCCAGGGCCGTTGATGGGCCGTGTTAGCTTCGTTCTCTCCAACTTAAAGCCTTTCTAAGAGCTCTTTTCTCCACCTTAGCAATCTTCATCCACCATTCGGTCCAACTCTTGCACAAATGATTCATATCAAACTCAAATCATGATCGATTCCAGTCTCAAACCGCAACCGAACCCTGTCACTATTAATGAATGGATGCAACATGACCGACTCGAAGCCCAGTCAATCAATTACAAGACTTTATTATGACATCCTACCTTTTCCTTCTTTTTATCtaattactaataataataacatattatcgCCTGTAATTTGTCGCGTACAATGCGCGTGCTAGTGAATCATCTCCATTAATGGTTCCTAAAAATAGTCGTCTCCCAATTGTGTACGTACCGTTCGCACCCACCCGACACCCCGCAAAACGACGTGAGCCCACATGCGGGGTACGGGTGGTCCCCAAGAGGTGCACGCGGAGGCAATTACGGGGATCGGTGCTTTGGGGCAATAAAGATATACCATTATCCAAAATGGCTGTAATCTCTGCACCTAAATAAAGCGATCTGCGTTTCGGAAATAACGCTGCGCCTACCGCCACATTCTTCCCGATATAAATGACACCCACCGCCTTCCTTCAACCTATTATGTCTTCCTAGAGGTCGAAATCTTGGAAtctgggaagaagaggaggaggagtttGGAGCTACGATCGATCGGTCATGGCGGCGTATAGGACGATGGAGGTGACGATGATATCCGCCAATGATCTCAATGACGTCAACATCTTCTCCAAGATGGACGTGTACGCCGTCGTCTCCATTGCTGGCGAGCCTCGATCCTCGCAGCGCACCCCGACAGACAAGAATTGCGGCAAGAACCCCTCCTGGAACGTCATCCTCCGTTTCTCCGTCCCCGCCGATCCTGATGCCGCCGCCCGCCTAGTCCTCCACGTCCTCCTCCGATCCGAGCGCGCCCTCGGCGACCGCGACGTCGGTGAGGTCCACGTCCCCCTCAAGGAGCTCCAGCCCCCTTCCTCGTCGTCTGCCCCGCAGTTCGTGAGCTATCAGGTCCGTAAACCCTCCTCCGGCAAGCCTAAGGGCGTCCTCAATCTCTCCTTCAGGTTCCTCGATTCCCCCGCTGCCGACCACGCGGCCGCGGCGCCGACCGTCGCGTACCCGCCTGCAGGCTTTCCCGCCCCGGGAGCTGAATCCAAGCCCGCCGATTCCGTCACGGCGTACCCTCCGCCGGGAAATGACTCAAAAGTCGGGGAGCCCGTCACGGCCTACCCCTACCCGGGGACCAGCAACTCCACGCTTCCTCCGCCAGCTAAAGACTCGAAGACCGGGGAGCCTGCAACCGCCTACCCACCACCGGGCCCGTCTGGTCCCTACCCGCCACCGGGGGGCTACCCTCCCTACCCCCCGCCCCAGCAGTATGGATACGCGCCTCCTCCGGCCGGATACGGGTACCCACCGCCGCAGTACGGCTACGCGCCTCCTCCGGGGGGTTACGGGTACCCACCCCCGCCGGCCGGGTACGGGTACAGCGCGGTACCCCCGGCGAAGCCGCCGAAGAAGAACAAGTTCGGAGCAGGGCTGGGCGCGGGGCTCCTGGGCGGCGCCCTCGGCGGCCTTCTCATCGGGGATATGGTGTCGGACGCGGCGGCGTACGACTCGGGATACGATGCGGGCTTCGACGACGGCGGCGGTTTCGACTTCTAAGCCTTCTTCTCTGAGCGTCGATAGATATGGCATCGCGTTCTACATCTGATGCTCGTCTTCGGGTTGTTTTTGGTGACAGTTTGAAGTGTTCTCGTTAATAAAGGGGCGCCGTGGACCAACTTAGGGATCGGTCCATCTTTCTCTTGTATAATACTTGTTTGCTTCTATTCCTGGGCTCAATCGATTTGATTGATTCATTGGTGCTTGTTTTTGGATTGGTCACGAGCTCTTAGTCGAACAAAGGGCATAATTTTGGACATGAtttgatcaattttgatattcgAGACATGGCTCATGGAAAGGCATCAATTTGTTCGAGTTCTTCCAACAGAGATTTGGCTTTCGTTTGTCCACAACCAAATTATACGATCATACATTCGGAAGGGAAGCTTATGTTTACATGCCCAAACTGCTCACGAGGACATTTCGAAGCATCGATGCATACAGATATGTAAACATTATCTCTCTCCTTGAGATGTCATGATTAATTTTTGTTTCCCATTCAAATAATCCTAAGAATATGAGATGCATTGAAACAGGtcttatttgtttttgatatgtatACCTCCACCCAAGTCGTCCTCAGAAGGATCATACCTCATTCACCCAATTCTTAGGAAAGAGTTGGCTTTCGTTTGTCCAACCAAATTATATGATCATACATTTATTTGGAAGGGAAGCTTATGTTTATACGTGCCCAAACTGCTCATGTAAACATGAGCCCTCTCGTTAAGATGCGATGATTGATTTCTGTTTCCCCTTCAAATAATCCTAAGAGCATGAGATGCATTGAAGCAGGTCTTATTTGTCAGAGAGGTTTTTGATATGTGTACCTCCTTCACCCAAGTCGTCTTCAGTAAGGATCGAGGTCATCTCATGAATGAGGAAATATCCATCACTTGTTATCCGGAAACTTTTCTATCAACTCCGGGATTACCTCAAACAGATCTGCGACCAGTCCATAATCTGCGACCTGCAAAGAATCACAAGCAATGAAATAAGAAACTCATGTGGAACTGCAGAAGATAGTCATTTGCCAAACAAGAAAAGTGATAAGTTTGTTTCCCTCTACAAATGATATTTGCCAAATAAAGATTTGTTCATTTTCATCATTATCAACTTCAGATAATTACTGGATAAAAGTTAACCAGCCTAACAATTTTTCTCGTTTTTGCTACTCAACATAACCATGGTTGCTTGGTAATTAAGCTACTTCAGCTCCAGCTTAAGAAAAAGGAAGAACTTGTCCATCAAACGTgaactaattttaaaatttttgctgCATGTTATTGACCAAATCTTGAAATACCAATGTTCTTGGTAACCAATTAATTGACTGCTAAGATACAGGAGGGGTTTACGAAACTTGgtatgattaaaataaaaaataaaaaaagaatgataTAAAGCGATAAGTACCAGTCAGTCTGACTGATATTTATTATCTTGTGAAAAA
It encodes the following:
- the LOC135652886 gene encoding protein SRC2-like; translation: MAAYRTMEVTMISANDLNDVNIFSKMDVYAVVSIAGEPRSSQRTPTDKNCGKNPSWNVILRFSVPADPDAAARLVLHVLLRSERALGDRDVGEVHVPLKELQPPSSSSAPQFVSYQVRKPSSGKPKGVLNLSFRFLDSPAADHAAAAPTVAYPPAGFPAPGAESKPADSVTAYPPPGNDSKVGEPVTAYPYPGTSNSTLPPPAKDSKTGEPATAYPPPGPSGPYPPPGGYPPYPPPQQYGYAPPPAGYGYPPPQYGYAPPPGGYGYPPPPAGYGYSAVPPAKPPKKNKFGAGLGAGLLGGALGGLLIGDMVSDAAAYDSGYDAGFDDGGGFDF